A genomic segment from Xiphophorus maculatus strain JP 163 A chromosome 6, X_maculatus-5.0-male, whole genome shotgun sequence encodes:
- the acadm gene encoding medium-chain specific acyl-CoA dehydrogenase, mitochondrial, with protein MLLNKVFRASLRSGIRLQSSGAAAAAAASSSHAGAPGYSFELTDQQKEFQQLARRFAREEMIPVAAAYDRSGEYPVPIIKKAWELGLINSHIPQQYGGMGLSIFDACLITEELAYACTGMQTAIEANSLGQMPVILAGNEEQKKKYLGRMTEEPLMCAYCVTEPGAGSDVAGLKTRAEKVGDEYVVNGQKMWITNGGKANWYFLLARTNPDPKCPTSKAFTGFIVEADTPGIQIGRKEMNMGQKCSDTRGITFEDVRIPKENVLIGEGAGFKIAMGAFDNTRPPVAAGATGLAQRALDEATNYALERKTFGKVIAEHQAVSFLLAEMAMKVELARMGYQRSAWEVDQGRKNTYYASIAKAFAGDIANQVAADAVQIFGGNGFNSEYPVEKLMRDAKIYQIYEGTAQIQRLIIAREHLGRFKK; from the exons ATGCTGCTCAACAAG GTGTTCAGAGCCAGCCTTCGCTCTGGGATTCGTCTGCAGAGCTCCGGtgctgctgcagccgctgcaGCTTCCAGCAGCCATGCAGGAGCTCCTGGCTACTCATTCG AGCTGACGGATCAGCAGAAGGAGTTCCAGCAGCTGGCGAGGCGCTTCGCTCGAGAAGAGATGATTCCTGTGGCAGCTGCTTATGACAGAAGTGGTGAA TATCCAGTCCCCATCATCAAGAAGGCCTGGGAGCTCGGCCTGATCAACAGTCACATCCCACAGCAGTACG GTGGAATGGGCCTGTCGATCTTTGACGCCTGCCTGATCACAGAGGAGCTGGCCTACGCCTGCACTGGGATGCAGACGGCCATCGAGGCAAACTCTCTGGGA CAAATGCCTGTAATTCTTGCTGGAAAtgaggagcagaagaagaaatacCTGGGAAGGATGACGGAGGAGCCGCTGATGTGT GCGTACTGCGTCACTGAACCCGGAGCCGGTTCTGATGTGGCCGGACTAAAGACCCGAGCCGAGAAGGTGGGAGACGAGTACGTCGTTAACGGCCAGAAGATGTGGATTACCAACGGAGGGAAAGCTAACTG GTACTTCCTCCTTGCTCGCACCAATCCTGATCCCAAATGTCCAACCAGCAAAGCTTTCACTGGCTTCATCGTGGAAGCGGATACTCCAGGGATTCAGATCGGAAGGAAG GAGATGAATATGGGTCAGAAATGCTCGGACACCAGAGGCATCACGTTCGAGGACGTCAGGATACCGAAGGAGAACGTTCTGATCGGAGAGGGAGCCGGGTTCAAAATCGCTATGGGGGCCTTTGACAACACCAGACCACCA GTGGCAGCCGGAGCAACAGGCCTGGCCCAGAGGGCTCTGGACGAAGCCACCAACTACGCCTTGGAGAGGAAAACCTTTGGCAAAGTTATTGCTGAG CACCAGGCCGTGTCGTTCCTCCTGGCTGAGATGGCCATGAAGGTGGAGCTGGCCCGGATGGGGTACCAGCGATCCGCCTGGGAAGTGGACCAGGGCCGCAAGAACACCTACTACGCCTCCATCGCCAAGGCCTTCGCCGGAGACATCGCCAACCAGGTGGCCGCCGACGCCGTCCAGATCTTTGGAGGAAACGGCTTTAACAGCGAATACCCGGTGGAGAAGCTGATGAGGGACGCCAAGATCTACCAG aTCTATGAAGGCACGGCTCAAATCCAGAGGCTCATTATCGCCAGAGAACACCTGGGAAGATTCAAGAAGTGA